The Cloacibacillus sp. genomic sequence CGAAAGGTCGGATGATCCCAGCGCTGTCTGAGGGCGTTCGTGTGACCGATATCGAACGCACTGTTGTTGACAGCATAAACGATTTTGAAAAGATTGCGGGTGTTGAAGAAACGGTACGCTGTATCTCCCTCATACCGACGCTTGATGCGGCAAAACTGCTTGAAGCTCTGGACGTTTATGACAACGGCTTTCTTTATCAAAAATGTGGCTGGCTGCTCGAAGGCTTGCGCAATGTAATAGATTTACCGGATGATTTTTTTAAGGAATGCCGCCGCCATATTTCAAAGAGTAAGAAATACTTGACAAGAGAACGCCGCAATTTTGTTTTACATGAAGTCTGGAGCCTGTATGCCCCAGCCGATGTAAGTATACTGTTAAATAAAGGGACGGCAGACTATGATGCGGTTTGAACGCGTGGCTTTTGGAAGGCTGGCGCGTGAGCTTGGTTTTGTGCGTGACACATTTGAAAAAGTATGCCGCCTTGCCGA encodes the following:
- a CDS encoding type IV toxin-antitoxin system AbiEi family antitoxin domain-containing protein, whose amino-acid sequence is MKYYGKLVELGCFSREDVIALTGTEAAAHSLLRDYLRKGLIERVRRDFYAVISIETKQPIPTRYQIGSQIFADAFISHHSAFEYYGCSNQVLYEVYVTSNSRFQDFEFDGVSYCRVASKGRMIPALSEGVRVTDIERTVVDSINDFEKIAGVEETVRCISLIPTLDAAKLLEALDVYDNGFLYQKCGWLLEGLRNVIDLPDDFFKECRRHISKSKKYLTRERRNFVLHEVWSLYAPADVSILLNKGTADYDAV